One region of Pyramidobacter sp. YE332 genomic DNA includes:
- a CDS encoding DUF5058 family protein, translated as MESLQEVMRIGNQPMVWALCAVTVVVSLVQSLLFTRLAKRTAREAQISPEITKTAFRVGLISAIGPAIGVFIVMVGLMATIGSPMAWLRLSIIGAAPTELTAATLAAEAAGSGLGKENFTLQVMAVTWFAMALNGCGWLLVSGLFAPYLEKLREKMGGGDTKWLAAIGGAASLGVFGYLCSNEIRRGTGNMLAALTGAVAMVFLVKCVVPKHPKLTEYALGIAMLFGMACAVIHDVVMM; from the coding sequence ATGGAGTCTTTGCAGGAAGTTATGAGAATTGGCAACCAGCCCATGGTCTGGGCCCTCTGCGCCGTCACCGTCGTGGTGTCGCTGGTTCAGTCGCTGCTGTTCACCCGTCTGGCCAAGCGGACGGCCCGCGAGGCGCAGATCAGTCCGGAAATCACCAAGACGGCGTTCCGCGTCGGACTGATCTCGGCCATCGGTCCCGCCATCGGCGTCTTCATCGTCATGGTCGGTCTGATGGCGACGATCGGTTCGCCTATGGCCTGGCTGCGTCTGTCCATCATCGGCGCGGCTCCGACCGAGCTGACGGCGGCTACTCTGGCGGCCGAGGCGGCCGGCAGCGGGCTGGGCAAGGAGAATTTCACGCTGCAGGTCATGGCCGTGACCTGGTTCGCGATGGCCCTGAACGGCTGCGGTTGGCTCCTCGTCAGCGGGCTCTTCGCTCCTTATCTGGAAAAACTCCGCGAAAAAATGGGCGGCGGCGACACGAAATGGCTGGCCGCGATCGGCGGCGCGGCCTCTCTGGGCGTCTTCGGCTATCTGTGCAGCAACGAGATCCGCCGCGGCACGGGCAACATGCTCGCCGCGCTGACCGGAGCCGTGGCGATGGTCTTCCTGGTGAAGTGCGTCGTGCCGAAGCATCCCAAGCTCACCGAATACGCGCTCGGCATCGCCATGCTCTTCGGCATGGCGTG